In Gossypium arboreum isolate Shixiya-1 chromosome 6, ASM2569848v2, whole genome shotgun sequence, the following are encoded in one genomic region:
- the LOC108484131 gene encoding uncharacterized protein LOC108484131: protein MTNIISSSSISPLICFFVFFFWLGHGGALGIQHSAPAINGADKIRSQFLHLLRTRRSPQVPLTVEPSKPARHPLFQQVPTPTFSEAMESCPKADIKNLKQRLREENFYLHTEAGEQGRLPVLILSLKDSKQKRRPAVVFLHSTNKNKEWVRPLLEAYASREYISIAIDSRYHGERAHNLTTYRDALVSSWIKGDTMPFLFDTVWDLIKLADYLTQRKDIDPKRIGITGESLGGMHAWFAAFVDTRYAVAAPIIGVQGFRWAIDNYKWQARVDSIKAVFEEARIDLGKSAIDKEVVKKVWDRIAPGLASIFDSPYSIPAIAPRPLLLLNGADDPRCPLDGIKTPTKAHSSNNVKLIVQPGIGHEMTSLMVKEASDWMDRFLKQ, encoded by the exons ATGACAAACATCATCTCTTCTTCTTCAATTTCCCCACTCATCTGTTTCTTCGTCTTCTTCTTCTGGTTGGGCCATGGAGGAGCACTGGGAATACAACATAGTGCTCCTGCTATTAATGGTGCTGACAAGATTCGTTCTCAGTTCCTTCATCTTCTTCGTACCAGACGATCTCCTCAAG TTCCTTTGACTGTGGAACCTTCAAAACCTGCGCGCCATCCTTTGTTTCAACAAGTTCCTACACCTACCTTCAGCGAG GCAATGGAATCTTGTCCAAAGGCTGATATTAAAAATCTTAAGCAACGACTTAGAGAGGAAAACTTCTATTTGCACACTGAG GCTGGAGAGCAAGGAAGGTTGCCAGTGTTAATCCTAAGCTTGAAAGACAGCAAACAGAAGAGAAGGCCCGCTGTTGTTTTTCTGCATAGTACCAATAAGAACAAAGAGTGGGTGCGGCCATTGCTTGAG GCATATGCTTCAAGGGAATACATAAGCATCGCTATCGATTCTCGGTACCATGGTGAACGTGCACACAATCTCACTACCTATCGAGAT GCTCTAGTCTCATCATGGATTAAAGGAGATACAATGCCATTTTTATTTGATACG GTGTGGGATTTGATAAAACTAGCAGATTATTTAACTCAAAGAAAGGATATAGACCCTAAGAGAATTGGAATCACCGGTGAATCACTCGGAG GAATGCATGCTTGGTTTGCTGCCTTTGTTGACACTCGCTATGCAGTTGCTGCTCCAATAATTGGTGTtcag GGATTTAGGTGGGCTATAGACAATTATAAATGGCAGGCTCGTGTTGACAGTATAAAGGCTGTTTTTGAAG AGGCAAGGATTGATCTAGGTAAGAGTGCAATTGATAAAGAAGTTGTTAAGAAG GTCTGGGATAGGATTGCTCCTGGTCTAGCTTCCATTTTTGATTCACCTTACTCAATTCCGGCCATTGCACCACGACCTCTGCTCTTATTAAACG GTGCTGACGATCCACGTTGTCCCCTTGATGGTATAAAAACTCCCACAAAGGCTCATTCTTCTAACAACGTTAAG CTCATTGTACAACCAGGAATAGGCCATGAAATGACGTCATTAATGGTGAAAGAAGCAAGTGATTGGATGGACAGGTTCCTCAAGCAGTAA